The following proteins are encoded in a genomic region of Neurospora crassa OR74A linkage group VI, whole genome shotgun sequence:
- a CDS encoding sucrase/ferredoxin domain-containing protein: MFRSLLSSAKSLAIGDSGNKATKPEDLFPVVSKEVDGDDCDHDCATCTITYPRSFKIDEEDKLFGLVKGWETHVLVATGKTDWVRDVADEKGSVMQAIAEAKAPANGKLMLSASNIPTPHHPPSYSEPTTLLLLPAFILIENVTPATVPLVLEKIISQAPTNSTPLAPFSLPRSLEAPLPEASPAYIKELTTRPCPHQALILLCSQKTRDARCGQSAPLLRKELQRHLQPLGLYRDLDDERPGGVGIYFISHVGGHKYSANMLVYRRPDAFGLDHVERAKAEGDQELVPKKPEELRRRKQGGVTKEGEEEGKQEEGKGQEEEEEEEEENGEVGAAQCIWLARVKPEDCEGIVKFTVLQGKVIKPQSQLRGGFDRQRGVLSW; this comes from the exons TCCAAGGAAGTTGACGGCGACGACTGCGACCATGATTGCGCGACCTGCACCATTACGTACCCGCGCTCCTTCAAgattgacgaggaggataagtTGTTTGGTCTGGTCAAAGGATGGGAAACCCATGTACTGGTGGCCACGGGGAAGACGGACTGGGTGCGCGATGTGGCGGATGAGAAGGGGAGTGTGATGCAGGCTATTGCGGAGGCCAAGGCGCCTGCTAACGGG AAACTAATGCTCTCGGCCTCCAACATACCCACCCCGCACCATCCCCCTTCCTACTCGGAacccaccaccctcctcctcctccccgccttcatcctcatcgaaAACGTCACCCCAGCCACCGTCCCCTTAGTTTTGGAAAAAATCATCTCCCAAGCCCCGACCAACAGCACCCCTCTCGCCCCCTTCAGTCTTCCGCGCTCGCTCGAGGCGCCCCTCCCCGAAGCTTCCCCCGCCTACATCAAGGAACTCACCACCCGGCCCTGCCCGCACCAAGCCTTGATCCTGCTCTGCTCGCAAAAGACGCGCGATGCGCGGTGCGGACAGAGCGCGCCGTTGTTGAGAAAGGAGTTGCAGAGACATTTGCAGCCGCTGGGGTTGTATCGGGACTTGGACGACGAGCGGCCGGGTGGCGTGGGCATTTATTTTATCAGCCATGTGGGTGGACACAAGTACTCTGCGAACATGTTGGTGTATAGGCGGCCGGATGCTTTTGGGTTGGATCATGTGGAGAGAGCCAAAGCAGAAGGGGATCAGGAACTTGTGCCGAAGAAGCCTGaggagttgaggaggaggaaacaaGGGGGGGTTACtaaggaaggggaggaggaggggaagcaagaggaggggaaagggcaagaagaggaggaggaggaagaggaagagaacggTGAGGTGGGTGCGGCGCAATGTATCTGGCTGGCTAGAGTCAAGCCGGAGGATTGTGAGGGTATCGTCAAGTTTACCGTGTTGCAGGGCAAGGTGATTAAACCGCAGAGTCAGCTTAGGGGAGGGTTTGATAGGCAGAGGGGGGTGTTGAGTTGGTGA